From a single Anabas testudineus chromosome 5, fAnaTes1.2, whole genome shotgun sequence genomic region:
- the LOC113155015 gene encoding putative RNA-binding protein 15B, translating to MKRQAGRETSPSRAVTKRIRERERESARREELPPPPLALLLAESRGYHRRSRSREREKPRLREERAAALELHHRHELSLLGRPPLRTTAAELPAARPGTLEYKTLLISNLGSQVSDEDVEDALFHEFKKFGDVSVKLSHTPELGRIAYVNFRHPEDAKEARHAKSSRLALGDRQLKVEPMYVRRRSVTPPDVGYLPLHAPYPYRQRSLSPPGPGVSNIRDIRARHYALETLGLSRERERLLDYYGMLDERGRPYGFPPMPVVEDLKPEDDQRATSNLFIGNLDGNVTEAELRRGFDKYGIIEDVVIKRPARGQGGAYAFVKFQNLDMAHRAKVAMQGRLIGGNPIKIGYGKANPTTRLWVGGLGPGNSLAALAREFDRFGSIRNIDYVKGDSFAYIQYESLDAAQAACTQMRGFPLGGPERRLRVDFAKVEESPSRPFPPGYQPPVTLPSHYDLLGEAYSRHRSLERELRGARERSSPPSHSVLSQRERERALLERDYPTSPTRSLERRAGGVEAFGRSGRGARSRSRSRERWLKEREERRNRRRSRSRSLSTDRPAEEREREREKERGRSRVRGAGGAVSPDASPDRARVRAPDSTTEPRDHSPDSGGGGRHSATNEEDPLSGRYHGKRSSGEHLNNHHHRNSEVTAAGSPAPPTDTHTSSSPSTLSEFAQASLSKMWHGFFALKNSSFPTDLYLLEGGSSFFNTVMKDTLKLQNQNQPSQLKIAQRLRMDQTRLDEVSRRIKLGRPDGFAILLALQGPVDRQAPAPELGLQVRLLRHLVTYLRNKEAAGVVSLPAAKEGGPGAMLYAFPPGDFSQQYLQAAKRTVGNLEEEHMVIVIVNDTN from the coding sequence ATGAAGAGGCAGGCCGGGAGAGAGACTAGTCCGTCCAGGGCCGTCACTAAACGGATACgggagagggagcgagagagtGCGCGGAGAGAGGAGCTGCCACCGCCGCCGCTGGCTCTGCTGCTGGCGGAGAGCCGGGGATATCACCGCCGCAGCCGAagcagagagcgagagaagcCGCGGCTGAGGGAGGAGCGGGCGGCCGCCCTGGAGCTCCACCACCGTCACGAGCTCAGCCTCCTCGGTCGTCCGCCGCTACGGACCACGGCGGCGGAGCTCCCCGCCGCCAGGCCGGGCACTCTGGAGTACAAAACGCTGCTCATCAGCAACCTGGGCTCGCAGGTCTCGGACGAGGACGTGGAGGACGCGCTGTTTCACGAGTTCAAAAAGTTCGGGGACGTCAGCGTGAAGCTGTCGCACACGCCGGAGCTGGGCCGGATCGCCTACGTGAATTTTCGGCACCCGGAGGACGCCAAGGAAGCCAGGCACGCCAAATCCTCCAGGTTGGCTTTGGGTGATCGTCAGCTCAAAGTGGAACCCATGTACGTCCGGAGGCGGAGTGTGACGCCGCCGGACGTCGGTTATTTGCCTCTGCACGCCCCGTACCCCTACAGACAACGGTCCCTGTCCCCGCCGGGACCCGGGGTGAGTAACATCAGAGACATCCGAGCCAGGCATTACGCCTTGGAGACCCTGGgtctgagcagagagagggagaggcttTTGGATTATTATGGTATGCTGGACGAGAGGGGCCGACCCTACGGCTTCCCCCCGATGCCCGTCGTGGAGGACTTAAAACCTGAGGATGATCAGAGGGCGACCAGTAACCTGTTCATCGGAAACTTGGATGGTAACGTAACGGAGGCTGAACTGAGGAGGGGTTTTGACAAGTATGGCATCATTGAGGATGTTGTGATTAAACGCCCAGCACGTGGACAAGGGGGGGCCTATGCTTTTGTGAAGTTTCAGAACCTAGACATGGCCCACCGGGCCAAAGTGGCCATGCAGGGACGGCTCATCGGTGGCAACCCAATAAAGATTGGCTATGGCAAAGCCAACCCCACCACCCGGCTCTGGGTGGGCGGACTTGGGCCTGGAAACTCTCTGGCTGCTCTGGCTCGAGAGTTCGACCGCTTCGGAAGCATCAGGAACATTGACTATGTGAAGGGGGACAGTTTTGCCTACATTCAGTATGAAAGTTTGGATGCTGCACAAGCAGCCTGCACTCAGATGAGGGGGTTTCCCTTGGGCGGCCCTGAGCGGCGCCTGAGGGTGGACTTTGCTAAAGTCGAGGAGAGCCCCTCTCGTCCATTCCCCCCTGGTTACCAGCCCCCTGTCACACTCCCCTCACACTATGACCTCCTCGGGGAGGCCTACAGCCGCCATCGCAGCCTCGAGCGGGAGCTGAGGGGAGCCAGGGAGCGCTCGTCACCCCCCTCCCACAGCGTCCTctcacagagggagagagagagggctcTGCTGGAGAGAGACTACCCCACCAGCCCCACTCGTAGTCTGGAGAGGAGAGCGGGAGGAGTGGAGGCGTTCGGGAGGAGTGGGAGAGGAGCAAGGAGCCGCAGCAGGAGCAGGGAGCGGTGGctgaaggagagggaggagaggaggaacaggaggaggagcaggagcaggagtcTGTCCACAGACCGGCCGgcagaagagagggagagagagagggagaaggagagggggaggTCCAGAGTTCGAGGTGCGGGAGGGGCTGTCTCTCCTGACGCCAGTCCAGATAGAGCACGGGTCCGAGCCCCAGACTCCACCACGGAGCCAAGAGACCACTCCCCTGACAGCGGTGGAGGGGGACGTCACTCTGCCACCAACGAAGAAGATCCGCTGTCCGGCCGATACCACGGTAAGAGGTCCTCCGGCGAGCATCTCAACAACCATCACCACAGAAACAGCGAGGTCACCGCTGCCGGCTCTCCCGCCCCCCCCACAGACAcgcacacctcctcctctccgaGCACGCTGTCAGAGTTCGCCCAGGCCTCTCTCTCCAAAATGTGGCACGGCTTCTTTGCCCTGAAGAACAGCAGTTTCCCCACAGACCTGTACCTGCTGGAGGGGGGCTCCTCCTTCTTCAACACGGTGATGAAGGACACTCTGAAGCtgcagaaccagaaccagcCGAGCCAGCTGAAGATCGCTCAGAGGCTCCGAATGGACCAGACCCGGCTTGACGAGGTCTCACGTCGCATTAAGCTCGGGCGACCCGACGGGTTCGCCATCCTGCTGGCTCTTCAGGGCCCCGTCGACCGCCAGGCCCCTGCCCCTGAGCTGGGACTGCAGGTGCGCTTGCTTCGCCACCTGGTGACCTACCTGCGGAATAAAGAAGCAGCCGGAGTCGTGAGCCTGCCCGCAGCAAAAGAGGGGGGGCCTGGGGCCATGCTGTACGCCTTCCCCCCTGGAGATTTCTCACAGCAGTACCTGCAGGCTGCCAAAAGGACTGTGGGTAATCTGGAGGAGGAGCACATGGTTATAGTGATTGTTAATGACACTAATTGA